From Helicobacter sp. MIT 05-5293, one genomic window encodes:
- a CDS encoding DUF262 domain-containing protein, with amino-acid sequence MTLLELLEKYQVEIPMLQRDYAQGRKSQEKVAREFLDSIFEVLEGNKKSLHIDFVFGYQENNKFLLIDGQQRITTLWLLHFYLYKKSENLEEIKPLLQRFSYSVRKSSRNFCKNLLKKDFDISLIPSKAIETMGSEFEEAENLYNDPTIKAMLHMLDLIYEKTQNQDNCQKFAERLGLITFELFDMENFGLGEELYIKMNARGKQLSRYENLKAFIQKDSKISSDKELLTKIDNDWTDYFFEDKKIEEFDTRGQNFLHYANIFFLLEENRLTSENIEEAIKNLNHAIDEFYQPLQELENIKLLDRTIELFLIFDKDRLSETLKPQKSSFFSSSLSYPDICYFFSILFFVKNIDINDKNKNTLNDWLRVCRHLIENHRLDNAEEIPSFFFLFRHLSRGCDDIYQFLVNNSSYSFHSNIYSLESKKAKFILESRNGGENWEEILNHTSEHKILKGWVDFLLDFSDEEFEYESYSKSRYYESKRYGYNSLYHKPNLEKFKQYAQLTMQILEKKEFWDNGSFQRALLCVGDYSFYSTNWFYGNYTTDAIRDREMLNWLLSGIKNSKKIPYFKKFLDLLLESKKENLKDKMQEIVDGCNLSTKEWWEQLLINKEEFIFEKFLRIRYFDSKMKPILSNIKSVNKVELLPATKSTKNAKDLLDYGFYKYCSKKELNISDYEDNNGQYGKTYESEPHFTLNNKKVLCNSIETKIIYGDEEYLITLKKGTNIFDEFDEILEEIEA; translated from the coding sequence ATGACTTTATTAGAATTATTGGAGAAATATCAAGTAGAAATCCCTATGTTACAGAGGGATTATGCACAGGGTAGAAAGTCCCAAGAAAAGGTTGCGCGAGAATTTTTAGATTCTATCTTTGAAGTGTTGGAAGGAAATAAAAAATCTTTGCATATTGATTTTGTATTTGGCTATCAAGAAAATAATAAATTTTTATTGATTGATGGACAGCAAAGAATCACTACATTATGGCTACTGCACTTTTATTTGTATAAAAAATCAGAGAATTTAGAAGAAATCAAACCACTGCTTCAAAGATTTTCATATAGCGTTCGCAAAAGTTCGCGTAATTTTTGTAAAAATTTGCTAAAAAAAGATTTTGATATTTCTTTAATACCAAGTAAAGCTATTGAAACTATGGGGTCAGAATTTGAAGAAGCAGAAAATCTCTACAATGACCCTACTATCAAGGCGATGCTTCATATGCTTGATTTAATCTATGAAAAAACACAAAATCAAGATAATTGCCAAAAATTTGCTGAACGATTAGGCTTGATTACCTTTGAATTGTTTGATATGGAAAATTTTGGCTTAGGTGAAGAACTGTATATCAAAATGAATGCAAGAGGCAAACAACTCAGTAGATACGAAAATCTCAAAGCATTTATTCAAAAAGATTCGAAAATCTCTTCAGATAAAGAATTGCTAACAAAAATAGATAATGATTGGACAGATTACTTCTTTGAAGATAAAAAAATAGAAGAGTTTGACACTAGAGGGCAAAATTTTTTGCATTATGCTAATATATTCTTTTTATTGGAAGAAAACAGACTTACTAGTGAAAATATCGAAGAAGCCATAAAGAATTTAAATCATGCCATTGATGAGTTTTATCAGCCTTTGCAGGAATTAGAAAATATCAAGTTGCTTGATAGGACTATTGAGTTGTTTTTGATTTTTGATAAAGATAGACTCAGTGAAACTTTAAAACCGCAAAAATCTAGCTTCTTTTCTAGCTCATTGAGCTATCCCGATATTTGTTATTTTTTCTCCATTTTATTTTTTGTTAAAAATATAGACATTAATGACAAAAATAAAAATACTCTAAATGATTGGTTAAGAGTATGTAGGCATTTGATTGAAAATCATCGTTTGGACAACGCAGAAGAAATCCCATCATTTTTTTTCTTATTTAGACATTTATCACGAGGTTGTGATGATATTTATCAATTCCTAGTAAATAACTCCTCTTATAGCTTTCACTCTAATATTTATAGTTTAGAATCAAAAAAAGCAAAATTCATTTTAGAAAGTCGCAATGGTGGGGAAAATTGGGAAGAAATACTCAATCACACAAGTGAGCATAAAATCCTAAAAGGTTGGGTGGATTTCCTCCTTGATTTTAGCGATGAAGAATTTGAATATGAAAGTTATTCTAAAAGCAGATACTACGAAAGCAAGAGATATGGGTATAATTCACTATATCACAAACCCAATCTTGAAAAATTCAAGCAATATGCTCAATTGACAATGCAAATTCTAGAAAAAAAGGAATTTTGGGATAATGGTTCGTTTCAAAGAGCATTGCTATGCGTGGGAGATTACAGCTTTTATTCTACTAATTGGTTTTATGGTAATTACACTACAGATGCTATCAGAGACAGAGAGATGCTCAATTGGCTTTTAAGCGGTATAAAAAATAGCAAAAAAATTCCATATTTTAAAAAATTTTTAGATTTATTATTAGAATCTAAAAAAGAAAATTTAAAAGATAAAATGCAAGAGATTGTTGATGGTTGCAATTTATCTACCAAGGAATGGTGGGAGCAACTTTTAATTAATAAAGAAGAATTTATTTTTGAAAAATTTCTTAGAATTCGATATTTTGATAGCAAAATGAAGCCAATACTGAGCAATATCAAAAGCGTTAATAAAGTCGAGTTGCTCCCAGCTACTAAAAGCACAAAAAATGCTAAAGATTTACTAGATTATGGATTTTATAAATATTGCTCCAAAAAAGAATTAAATATTTCAGATTATGAGGATAATAATGGACAATATGGTAAGACATATGAATCAGAACCTCACTTCACTCTTAATAACAAAAAAGTTTTATGTAATAGCATAGAAACTAAAATTATTTATGGAGATGAAGAATATCTAATCACACTTAAAAAAGGCACTAATATTTTTGATGAATTTGATGAGATTCTAGAGGAGATTGAGGCATAA
- a CDS encoding site-specific DNA-methyltransferase, with protein sequence MFDFFNHFKSPQDFLQLHFKNELQGDFNQENFLVFDDNLNAMQNLLQNQNFNQGKTFKNSIDLIYIDPPFGTNNVFRMGSTMSARLDSKIAYKDKFSLESYLEFLYYRLILIKELMSEKASFYIHIDIKMGHYVKILCDEIFGRENFINDITRIKCNPKNFARRGYGNIKDMILFYAKTSQYIWNEVYEEISPLEINKRFKKQDNKGFYTTIPLHAPGVTQNGESGQEWNGLKPPQGRHWRCSLAELDRLNEEGLIEWSKNGVPRKKIYAQDSKGKKIQDIWEFKDMQNPIYPTQKNNAMLRRIIQMSSNRDSMVMDCFCGSGGFLKEAFLLERKFIGIDESKEAIKINQEWIHEFNQQSLIKYECGTLKPKIDRVNEYCIKKLEIAENA encoded by the coding sequence ATGTTTGATTTTTTTAATCATTTCAAATCCCCACAAGATTTTTTACAACTTCATTTTAAGAATGAGCTGCAGGGAGATTTTAATCAAGAAAACTTTCTGGTTTTTGATGATAATCTTAATGCTATGCAAAATCTTTTGCAAAACCAAAATTTTAATCAAGGCAAGACTTTTAAAAATAGCATTGATTTAATTTACATTGACCCTCCTTTTGGGACAAATAATGTTTTTAGAATGGGCAGCACAATGAGTGCGAGATTAGATTCAAAAATCGCTTATAAGGATAAGTTTAGTTTAGAATCTTATTTAGAATTTCTCTATTATCGTTTGATTTTAATCAAAGAGTTAATGAGTGAAAAAGCAAGCTTTTATATCCATATTGATATAAAAATGGGACATTATGTCAAAATTTTATGTGATGAGATTTTTGGTAGAGAAAACTTCATTAATGATATTACACGCATCAAATGTAATCCAAAGAATTTTGCAAGAAGAGGCTATGGAAACATTAAAGATATGATTTTATTTTACGCAAAAACTAGTCAATATATTTGGAATGAAGTTTATGAAGAGATTTCGCCACTTGAAATCAATAAACGATTTAAAAAACAAGATAATAAAGGATTCTATACGACTATTCCTCTTCACGCACCGGGTGTTACACAAAATGGCGAAAGTGGGCAAGAATGGAATGGTTTAAAACCTCCACAAGGGAGGCATTGGCGTTGCTCTTTGGCTGAATTAGATAGACTAAATGAAGAAGGATTGATTGAATGGAGTAAAAATGGAGTTCCTAGAAAGAAGATTTATGCACAAGATTCTAAGGGAAAGAAGATTCAAGATATTTGGGAGTTTAAAGATATGCAAAATCCAATCTATCCCACACAAAAAAATAACGCAATGCTAAGAAGAATTATCCAAATGTCTTCCAATAGAGATTCTATGGTAATGGATTGCTTTTGTGGTAGTGGAGGATTCCTCAAAGAGGCATTTTTATTAGAACGCAAATTTATAGGAATAGATGAAAGCAAGGAAGCAATTAAGATTAATCAAGAATGGATACATGAATTTAATCAACAAAGTCTTATCAAATATGAATGTGGAACCTTAAAGCCAAAAATAGATAGAGTAAATGAATATTGTATTAAAAAACTTGAAATAGCAGAAAATGCCTAG
- a CDS encoding DUF4253 domain-containing protein, whose amino-acid sequence MKFLEVIKNIFANKNNQSNTRDYESIRFIMDFLQCPCEVIKGGTYTSESLMKRMTEELEKVAKAREAGEDYSLPLLIIPSSYLVESLESFLEEHKVSLADSLIAVRKEVARIQSLENEARAFLAQDLIEIWGEEERAFVQELESDLQSPATNNQSKGLQELIIFREDEHQDLILAQIPAREPYELACYVPMGDFNECPAPSLQAAIFKEWSKRFYPAVVSYCEWQCMILPSKKEDFISDEQTLSQLAREHLIFNPDILQSCENLQEYKTMLKYSSVWYFWWD is encoded by the coding sequence ATGAAATTTTTAGAAGTTATTAAAAATATTTTTGCCAATAAAAATAATCAGAGCAATACAAGGGATTATGAATCTATTCGTTTTATTATGGATTTTTTGCAATGTCCTTGTGAAGTGATTAAAGGTGGCACATACACGAGTGAAAGCCTTATGAAACGAATGACAGAAGAGCTTGAAAAAGTAGCAAAAGCAAGAGAGGCAGGCGAGGATTATTCACTCCCGCTTTTGATTATCCCTAGCTCATACCTTGTCGAAAGCCTAGAATCTTTCCTTGAGGAACACAAAGTAAGCCTTGCAGATTCTCTTATAGCCGTGCGTAAAGAGGTAGCGCGTATTCAAAGCCTTGAAAATGAGGCGAGAGCATTTCTTGCTCAAGATTTGATAGAGATTTGGGGAGAGGAAGAGCGAGCATTTGTGCAAGAGCTAGAATCTGATTTGCAAAGCCCCGCGACAAACAATCAAAGCAAAGGTTTGCAGGAGTTAATCATTTTTCGTGAAGATGAGCATCAAGATTTGATTTTGGCACAAATCCCTGCCCGTGAGCCATACGAGCTTGCATGTTATGTGCCTATGGGTGATTTTAATGAATGTCCTGCGCCGAGTTTGCAAGCTGCGATTTTTAAGGAATGGAGTAAGAGATTCTATCCTGCGGTTGTGAGCTATTGTGAGTGGCAATGTATGATACTTCCCTCAAAAAAAGAGGACTTTATCTCTGATGAGCAGACTTTAAGTCAGTTAGCAAGAGAACATCTTATTTTTAACCCAGATATTTTGCAAAGTTGTGAGAATCTGCAAGAATACAAAACAATGCTCAAATACTCGTCAGTATGGTATTTTTGGTGGGATTAA
- a CDS encoding GNAT family N-acetyltransferase yields the protein MKTIQYRNLCADEIHSGLFLAFVRHQEVTKCWRKENNQWILKDDPFIDDWTQKDYQNLLTHLKQIIKTNGFVYAAFYQNQLKGFVSVAANFFGGEQAYLDMTELHVSKDFRHHGIGSILFGAAKEWAKKNGAKKLYLSTHSAFETQNFYRKMGCVEAKFAHQEHIRAEPYDCQLECVL from the coding sequence ATGAAAACAATCCAATACCGCAATCTTTGTGCCGATGAAATTCATAGTGGGTTGTTTTTGGCTTTTGTGCGACACCAAGAAGTTACAAAATGTTGGCGAAAAGAAAATAATCAATGGATTCTCAAAGATGACCCTTTTATCGATGATTGGACGCAAAAAGATTATCAAAATTTGCTTACTCACCTCAAACAAATCATTAAAACAAATGGCTTTGTTTATGCGGCTTTTTATCAGAATCAACTTAAAGGTTTTGTGTCGGTTGCTGCAAATTTTTTTGGTGGTGAGCAAGCTTATTTAGATATGACTGAACTGCATGTTTCTAAAGATTTTCGGCATCATGGTATTGGCAGCATTCTTTTTGGTGCAGCAAAAGAATGGGCAAAGAAAAATGGAGCAAAAAAGCTCTATCTCTCAACCCATTCAGCCTTTGAAACACAAAATTTTTATCGCAAAATGGGTTGTGTCGAGGCAAAGTTTGCCCACCAAGAACATATTCGCGCAGAACCTTATGATTGTCAGCTTGAATGTGTCTTATAA
- a CDS encoding GyrI-like domain-containing protein — translation MNQTMQKFDFKKAFKDLYAPKPIPTRVFVPQMSFIAIKGEGNPNDSAGAYQKALEILYALSYTIKMDKGKKIQDYFEYVVPPLESLWWNNEDVKNKDNFQWQAMIAQPKFVTLEVFKWACEEVLNKKHLDCNQAQLISFEEGLCVQMLHLGCYDDEPKSIAQMEEFIASFSLQNDIGNIKDGFQRAHHEIYLSNPNKTAPQKLKTILRIPVRESAVSH, via the coding sequence ATGAACCAAACAATGCAAAAATTTGATTTTAAAAAAGCCTTTAAAGATTTATATGCTCCAAAGCCGATTCCAACGCGCGTTTTTGTGCCACAAATGTCTTTTATTGCTATAAAAGGCGAGGGCAACCCAAATGATAGTGCTGGTGCATATCAAAAGGCTTTAGAGATTTTATATGCTCTTTCCTATACAATAAAAATGGATAAGGGCAAAAAGATTCAAGATTATTTTGAATATGTTGTGCCTCCTTTAGAATCACTATGGTGGAATAATGAAGATGTGAAAAACAAAGATAATTTTCAATGGCAAGCAATGATTGCCCAACCAAAATTTGTAACTTTAGAAGTTTTTAAGTGGGCATGTGAAGAAGTTTTGAATAAAAAGCATTTAGATTGCAATCAAGCACAATTGATAAGTTTTGAAGAAGGATTATGTGTGCAGATGTTGCATCTTGGTTGCTATGATGATGAACCCAAAAGTATTGCGCAAATGGAAGAATTTATTGCTTCTTTTTCTCTTCAGAACGATATTGGCAACATCAAAGATGGATTCCAAAGAGCACATCACGAAATTTATTTGAGCAATCCTAATAAAACTGCCCCGCAAAAGCTTAAAACTATTCTGCGCATTCCTGTGCGAGAATCTGCAGTATCTCATTAA
- a CDS encoding arsenic transporter, whose amino-acid sequence MAYCLFVIVMLLIYWRPFNIPLWAVSTLGAGIALMLGIVSVGDVWFVWGMVWDSTLVLVGLIVLTLAMERIGFFAYLAHKIIIFAAEKREKNRFSRQYDLDSTQDLLQIPCKSAKLFVFLVFFGAFLATFLANDGAILVLTPLMFALFPYKNESIYTPLILFLLFMSFISDFASNLFVLSNLTNILTASVFGISFVDFVRFMALPQLFAILSSLLIFWVVLGKKLPETLMMTSNFKADSISNFGIFFCFLLLILLPIFAIVGAYFKIPLSLFVGVCAILALGYGVKIQKIMLFSLLKDSPFSVVVFSVGLFVVVFGLKNAGLLDDIRIWIIDITTLGKEMSLLCIGFLSALGSSLINNLPMVMLGDLALKDNHDLSFVFAHLLGCNIGAKLTPIGSLATLLWLANLRRYGVKIPLFKFLKLAFVFSVVVLFCAILGLVLSVALMDFD is encoded by the coding sequence ATGGCGTATTGCTTATTTGTGATTGTAATGCTTTTGATTTATTGGCGACCTTTTAATATCCCACTTTGGGCTGTTAGCACACTGGGTGCGGGTATTGCGCTTATGCTTGGAATCGTAAGTGTGGGCGATGTCTGGTTTGTGTGGGGAATGGTCTGGGATTCAACTTTGGTTTTAGTCGGGCTTATTGTTTTAACGCTTGCAATGGAGCGCATTGGATTTTTTGCCTATTTGGCACATAAGATTATAATTTTTGCAGCAGAAAAGAGGGAAAAGAATCGTTTTTCTAGGCAATATGATTTAGATTCTACGCAAGACTTATTACAAATCCCATGTAAAAGCGCGAAACTCTTTGTCTTTTTAGTATTTTTTGGAGCATTTTTGGCAACATTTCTAGCAAACGATGGTGCAATTTTAGTTCTAACCCCGCTGATGTTTGCTCTGTTTCCCTATAAAAACGAGAGTATTTATACACCTTTAATCTTGTTTTTGCTTTTTATGAGTTTTATTAGCGACTTTGCCTCAAATCTCTTTGTGCTTTCAAATCTTACCAATATTTTAACCGCTTCTGTTTTTGGGATTTCGTTTGTTGATTTTGTGCGCTTTATGGCTTTGCCACAGCTTTTTGCGATTCTCTCATCGTTATTGATTTTTTGGGTAGTTTTGGGCAAAAAGTTGCCTGAAACACTCATGATGACAAGCAATTTTAAAGCAGATTCTATTAGCAATTTTGGTATTTTCTTTTGTTTTTTGCTGTTAATTTTATTGCCAATTTTTGCGATTGTTGGGGCATATTTTAAAATCCCACTTTCTCTTTTTGTCGGGGTTTGTGCGATTTTAGCTTTGGGCTATGGGGTAAAAATCCAAAAAATTATGCTATTTTCTTTGCTTAAAGATTCTCCTTTTAGTGTGGTGGTTTTTAGTGTTGGATTATTTGTGGTTGTGTTTGGGTTAAAGAATGCAGGTTTGCTAGATGATATACGTATTTGGATTATAGATATAACGACACTCGGAAAGGAAATGAGCCTTTTGTGTATTGGGTTTTTAAGTGCGCTAGGGAGTAGCCTTATCAATAACTTACCTATGGTCATGTTGGGTGATTTAGCTTTGAAAGATAACCATGATTTGTCGTTCGTTTTTGCGCATTTGCTGGGTTGTAATATTGGCGCAAAGCTTACCCCCATTGGTTCGCTTGCGACACTTTTGTGGCTTGCAAACCTTAGGCGATATGGGGTGAAGATTCCACTTTTTAAATTTCTAAAACTCGCTTTTGTCTTTAGTGTGGTTGTGCTTTTTTGTGCGATTTTGGGGTTAGTTTTGAGTGTGGCATTAATGGATTTTGATTAG
- a CDS encoding DUF5675 family protein produces MNEIYGVEIGNNGNIIGEKTKQYEYYNPNNLPTNNPYAYILERNGHDSIGGEIKLRIPEGRYNTTWHRGNIFTNVLKLHNGFIGKGREILIHNGKSPKHSAGCLLIGDKIALNIINGETMREILANLLKNNTINNDEQDIKEFIARDVEVRIINKFKEESKKIEQKNERLYTLDDAKEALKIIYHKYGEEMARIIEKMYRSETAHFDSGQYKHTGTGGMEAFGNAPYYGWDSKFFDQNPNYKPIGIWSAYEGKGIK; encoded by the coding sequence GTGAATGAAATATATGGCGTAGAAATAGGCAATAATGGCAATATCATAGGAGAGAAAACAAAGCAATATGAATATTATAATCCAAATAACCTACCTACAAATAATCCTTATGCCTATATCTTAGAAAGAAATGGACATGATAGTATAGGAGGAGAAATTAAGCTTAGAATCCCAGAGGGAAGATATAATACAACTTGGCATAGAGGAAACATATTCACAAATGTTTTAAAACTTCATAATGGGTTTATAGGTAAAGGTAGGGAGATTTTAATTCATAATGGAAAATCTCCAAAGCATTCCGCTGGTTGTTTGTTGATTGGGGATAAAATTGCGTTAAATATCATAAACGGCGAGACAATGAGGGAAATTTTAGCAAATTTATTAAAGAATAACACTATTAATAACGATGAACAAGATATAAAAGAATTTATCGCAAGAGATGTAGAAGTAAGGATAATCAATAAGTTTAAGGAAGAAAGCAAAAAAATAGAGCAGAAGAACGAAAGGCTTTATACCTTAGATGATGCAAAAGAAGCTTTAAAGATTATTTATCATAAATATGGGGAAGAAATGGCAAGAATTATTGAAAAAATGTATAGAAGCGAAACAGCACATTTTGATTCAGGACAATATAAACATACAGGAACAGGTGGTATGGAAGCATTTGGCAATGCTCCCTATTATGGTTGGGATAGTAAATTCTTTGACCAAAATCCAAACTATAAACCAATAGGAATATGGTCGGCTTATGAAGGTAAGGGGATTAAGTGA
- a CDS encoding restriction endonuclease produces MNYFLNQSIELANQRDYLDQLFRVYPMCPDNIREIDSIKWNIFEQAFSANQQEQIIESLLNFDLFPIKDSYIAYLRRDRSAIKRNPATIARICGRLQEMGLDEIYKSLSQPKETNRQIGPLFKRWVNSGILGIQPVSLEIFKNTNDNAILNASDLAMQEFAREYLGYTRLKGLDFIAKFNGKIIIGEAKFLSDFGGHQNAQLEDAISLLNSPLDSNIIKIAILDGVCYIQGKHKMFETLTNSYQDDNILSALLLRDFLYQV; encoded by the coding sequence ATGAATTACTTTCTTAACCAAAGCATAGAACTAGCAAACCAAAGGGATTATTTAGACCAACTTTTTAGAGTTTATCCTATGTGTCCTGATAATATCAGGGAGATAGATTCTATCAAATGGAATATCTTTGAACAAGCCTTTAGTGCAAATCAGCAAGAACAAATTATAGAATCTCTGCTTAATTTTGATTTATTTCCCATTAAAGATTCTTATATTGCCTATTTGAGGCGCGACAGAAGTGCTATCAAACGAAATCCCGCAACCATAGCAAGAATCTGCGGTAGATTGCAAGAAATGGGATTAGATGAAATTTACAAAAGTCTTTCCCAACCCAAAGAAACTAATCGCCAAATTGGACCACTTTTCAAGCGGTGGGTGAATAGTGGTATTTTAGGAATCCAGCCTGTTAGCCTAGAAATATTCAAAAATACAAACGATAATGCTATTTTAAATGCTTCTGATTTAGCTATGCAAGAATTTGCAAGGGAATATTTAGGCTATACTCGCTTAAAAGGCTTGGATTTTATCGCAAAATTCAATGGAAAAATTATCATCGGTGAAGCAAAGTTTTTGAGTGATTTTGGCGGACATCAAAATGCCCAACTCGAAGATGCAATAAGTCTGCTTAATAGCCCCCTAGATTCAAATATTATAAAAATTGCGATTTTAGATGGTGTGTGCTATATTCAAGGAAAACATAAGATGTTTGAGACACTAACGAATAGCTATCAAGATGATAATATTTTATCCGCTTTGCTTTTAAGAGATTTTCTTTATCAGGTGTAG
- a CDS encoding LysE family transporter, with product MSLETFLSFLIYSSITATTPGPNNILALNSVVNYGYRESKKLILGIYAGFASIMILCGFGCNVLIELLPDVLGVLKILGVGYVLYLAYKVGISKPQNLEKTHNQRLGFFNAFFLQFVNVKIILYGITIHISFVLPYYQSLFYTSVFILLSIIIGFMGIFLWVIAGAMLKAFLIKHYKAANLTMAALLVLSAVQILLG from the coding sequence ATGAGCCTTGAAACCTTTCTTTCGTTTCTTATCTATTCAAGCATTACCGCCACGACACCGGGTCCAAATAATATCCTTGCCCTAAATAGTGTTGTGAATTATGGTTATAGAGAGAGCAAAAAGCTTATTTTAGGAATCTACGCGGGCTTTGCATCTATTATGATTTTGTGTGGGTTTGGGTGTAATGTTTTGATTGAACTTTTGCCCGATGTCTTGGGGGTTTTAAAGATTTTGGGTGTGGGGTATGTGCTTTATCTTGCCTACAAAGTCGGCATCAGCAAACCCCAAAACCTCGAAAAAACGCACAATCAGAGGCTCGGGTTTTTCAACGCCTTTTTCTTGCAGTTTGTGAATGTCAAAATCATTTTATATGGAATTACTATACATATTTCCTTTGTTTTACCCTATTATCAAAGCCTTTTTTATACAAGTGTGTTTATCTTGCTTTCTATTATCATTGGATTTATGGGAATCTTTTTGTGGGTGATAGCCGGCGCTATGCTCAAGGCTTTTTTAATCAAACATTATAAAGCCGCAAATTTGACAATGGCAGCTTTGCTTGTCTTAAGCGCGGTGCAGATTCTTTTAGGATAA
- a CDS encoding ClbS/DfsB family four-helix bundle protein, producing MPRPNTKTDLLCQSQAHFEQLFALIDSMPDARQTAKFDYNERDKTLRDILVHLVEWQKLLLHFVQTNLSKTTDFVPFLPAPYNFRTYPKMNQEIWHKHQKTSLDDAKTMLHKSHRDCIEMIENLAENELFVKKHYAWCGTTSLGSYCVSATSSHYDWAIKTIKKALKSHK from the coding sequence ATGCCCCGCCCCAATACCAAAACCGACCTATTATGCCAAAGCCAAGCACATTTTGAACAGCTCTTTGCGCTCATTGATTCTATGCCTGATGCACGGCAAACTGCAAAGTTTGATTATAATGAGCGCGACAAGACTTTGCGAGATATTCTTGTGCATTTGGTTGAATGGCAAAAGTTGCTGCTTCATTTTGTGCAAACAAATCTTAGCAAAACGACTGATTTTGTGCCTTTTTTGCCCGCACCTTATAATTTTAGGACTTATCCCAAAATGAACCAAGAAATATGGCACAAACACCAAAAGACATCTTTAGATGACGCAAAGACAATGTTGCACAAAAGTCATCGTGATTGTATAGAAATGATAGAAAATCTCGCAGAAAATGAGCTGTTTGTGAAAAAGCATTATGCTTGGTGTGGCACAACGAGTCTTGGGAGCTATTGTGTGAGTGCGACCTCGAGCCATTATGATTGGGCAATAAAGACAATTAAAAAAGCTTTAAAATCACACAAATGA
- a CDS encoding transcriptional regulator translates to MATSEGFKDFVLEILDSALHDTQYRFSAKKMFGEYCIYVLETSCLEALPKPIFLLCDETLFVKQHAVLKPLLDSSPKGFPYQGAKESYILDVDSAELLREVTLVLAPTLPLPKPKKAKKTSKK, encoded by the coding sequence ATGGCAACGAGTGAGGGCTTTAAAGATTTTGTGCTAGAGATTCTTGATAGCGCGTTGCACGACACGCAGTATCGCTTTAGTGCAAAAAAGATGTTTGGTGAGTATTGCATTTATGTGCTTGAGACTTCTTGTCTAGAAGCTCTGCCAAAGCCTATTTTTTTGCTTTGTGATGAGACACTTTTTGTCAAACAGCATGCAGTTTTGAAACCTCTTTTAGATTCTTCCCCCAAAGGTTTTCCTTATCAGGGTGCTAAAGAATCTTACATTCTTGATGTCGATTCGGCAGAACTTTTGCGAGAAGTTACGCTTGTTCTTGCGCCAACTTTGCCGCTGCCTAAGCCCAAAAAGGCAAAGAAAACAAGCAAGAAATAA